The Thalassotalea sp. 273M-4 genome includes a region encoding these proteins:
- a CDS encoding heme A synthase, giving the protein MKSTRTIVVAAIVLAIIVITLGAYTRLTHAGLGCPDWPGCYGFLDVPKGAEEIAKAEQAFPERPVEPQKAWNEMIHRYFAGTLGLLIGAIFVLALKNRRQGTPILLPTLLLATVIFQAALGMWTVTLKLMPVVVMGHLLGGFITLCLLYLLFLRLTPYRVVGGDFSLQKYHRFALVAIAILTLQISLGGWTSSNYAALVCTQLPICQDGWLSQLTFSNSFDLIPPARETYEFGFLNHEERVTIHVMHRIGAIITTLFIGWLVFNIYRQAQSQFFRKNAIVIAFILGCQVALGVSNIVFQLPLAVAVSHNVVAVLLMLSLITLAYSLKRKT; this is encoded by the coding sequence ATGAAAAGCACGCGAACCATTGTTGTAGCCGCCATTGTATTGGCAATTATAGTGATTACTTTAGGGGCTTATACCCGCCTCACCCATGCGGGTTTAGGCTGCCCTGACTGGCCGGGTTGTTATGGCTTTTTAGATGTCCCAAAAGGGGCTGAAGAAATTGCCAAAGCCGAACAAGCCTTTCCAGAGCGCCCCGTTGAACCACAAAAAGCATGGAACGAAATGATCCATCGCTATTTTGCCGGTACTTTGGGTCTGCTTATTGGCGCAATCTTTGTGTTGGCATTAAAGAATCGAAGGCAAGGCACGCCAATTTTATTACCCACGTTGTTATTGGCCACGGTGATATTTCAAGCGGCGCTTGGGATGTGGACGGTAACCCTTAAACTGATGCCCGTGGTGGTGATGGGACACCTTCTTGGCGGCTTTATAACCTTATGTTTGTTGTATCTGCTGTTTTTAAGGTTGACCCCTTATCGGGTTGTTGGCGGTGATTTTTCATTGCAAAAATACCACCGTTTTGCCTTAGTTGCGATCGCCATATTAACCCTACAAATATCCCTTGGGGGCTGGACCTCATCGAACTACGCTGCCTTGGTTTGTACCCAATTACCCATTTGCCAAGATGGGTGGTTGTCGCAACTGACCTTTAGTAATTCCTTTGATTTAATTCCACCAGCCCGCGAGACTTACGAGTTTGGATTTCTAAATCATGAGGAGCGAGTCACCATACATGTGATGCATCGCATTGGCGCGATTATTACCACCCTATTTATAGGCTGGTTAGTGTTTAATATATATCGCCAAGCTCAATCTCAATTTTTCCGCAAAAACGCTATCGTTATTGCTTTTATTCTTGGCTGCCAAGTGGCACTTGGGGTTAGCAATATTGTTTTTCAATTACCTCTTGCCGTTGCCGTTTCTCACAATGTGGTTGCGGTGTTGTTGATGCTAAGCCTAATTACTTTGGCTTATAGCCTTAAACGCAAGACTTAG
- a CDS encoding polysaccharide deacetylase family protein translates to MKNIITRLKTSLMWLLLCFSWCLPTQAAVILAYHHVATDTPKSTTISPSQFKAHLQYLKENQFQVVPLSQLVERLRLGQLFKDKTVAITFDDGFKDIYLNAHPMLQQYKFPYTVFINPKVVPKASTKYLTWAELRAMQDDGVIIANHGLTHDSLIKAPVGIDPKAWADQKIEQVEQAEQILKQKLGTSWRYFALPYGEYTPYAIAQLAQKQFTVFTQQSGAIGPNTEASLIPRFPASEPFDRLTTLKTKLHSLPFKVSKTSQWHDPITTNGAIVKAKVELKVDDFLTQQVQCFASNGESEVRWQGQQYFELHLKSPLKTGRTKANCTAPSVSKPGRFYWFSLPWFVPKANGQWYGW, encoded by the coding sequence ATGAAAAATATAATAACCAGACTTAAAACCTCTTTAATGTGGTTATTGCTTTGTTTTAGTTGGTGTTTACCGACCCAAGCGGCGGTAATTTTAGCGTATCATCACGTTGCAACAGACACCCCAAAAAGCACCACCATTTCGCCCAGTCAATTTAAAGCTCACTTACAATATTTAAAGGAAAACCAATTTCAGGTGGTGCCGTTATCGCAATTGGTAGAGCGCTTGCGCTTAGGTCAACTTTTTAAAGATAAAACCGTCGCCATCACCTTTGATGATGGCTTTAAAGATATTTACCTTAATGCCCACCCAATGCTGCAACAATATAAATTTCCATATACGGTATTTATTAATCCAAAGGTGGTGCCTAAAGCGTCAACCAAATACCTTACTTGGGCGGAGCTAAGAGCAATGCAAGACGATGGGGTGATCATCGCCAATCATGGCTTAACTCATGACTCTTTAATTAAAGCTCCCGTAGGTATTGACCCTAAAGCCTGGGCCGACCAAAAGATTGAACAGGTTGAGCAGGCGGAACAAATATTAAAACAAAAATTGGGCACCAGCTGGCGCTACTTTGCACTACCGTATGGTGAATACACCCCGTATGCTATTGCTCAGCTTGCACAAAAACAGTTTACCGTATTTACCCAGCAATCGGGAGCGATAGGCCCCAATACAGAAGCCAGTTTAATTCCGAGATTCCCAGCTTCAGAGCCATTTGACCGATTAACCACCTTAAAAACCAAACTGCATTCACTGCCCTTTAAAGTCAGTAAAACAAGCCAATGGCATGATCCGATCACCACTAACGGCGCTATTGTAAAAGCCAAAGTCGAGCTTAAGGTCGACGATTTCTTAACCCAACAAGTGCAATGTTTTGCGTCCAATGGTGAAAGTGAAGTGCGATGGCAAGGGCAACAGTATTTTGAGCTGCATTTAAAATCGCCCCTTAAAACGGGACGAACGAAAGCCAATTGTACAGCGCCAAGTGTGAGCAAGCCGGGACGATTTTACTGGTTTTCACTGCCTTGGTTTGTGCCTAAAGCCAATGGCCAGTGGTATGGTTGGTAG
- a CDS encoding SURF1 family protein: MNDLNTKFTLMHLVRSWRWPWILFTMLIFLGLIKLGFWQLSRSDDKQQRLQKISELTTTQPLSLSQIVSIGDNINDLPVRLEGRFDNQQPILLDNQTHQGKLGYHVIQRFIDNLSGHQVLVNLGWVQGSLDRTILPSLSPITGTVSLVAHVRLLEDNRFIQETPLDATRWPMRIQQIEPEKIAQLINKDLLPFVVLLDKQERIGYQKNWQPVVMPPEKHRGYALQWFSLATAWLVLMIWASYNNLHNRQNNKNKGDANE; this comes from the coding sequence ATGAATGATTTAAACACCAAGTTCACATTAATGCATCTGGTTCGAAGTTGGCGATGGCCATGGATACTATTTACCATGCTTATTTTTTTAGGATTAATCAAGCTTGGATTTTGGCAGTTATCGCGTTCAGATGATAAACAACAGCGTCTGCAAAAAATTTCAGAACTCACGACAACACAGCCCCTTAGCTTGAGTCAAATTGTCTCCATTGGCGATAACATCAACGATTTGCCCGTGCGCTTAGAGGGCCGTTTCGATAATCAACAGCCCATATTACTAGACAATCAAACCCATCAAGGCAAATTAGGCTACCACGTTATTCAACGCTTTATCGACAATTTAAGCGGACACCAGGTACTGGTCAATTTAGGTTGGGTGCAAGGTTCTCTTGATCGAACCATACTGCCATCACTGTCTCCGATAACAGGCACCGTTTCACTAGTCGCTCATGTGCGCTTGTTAGAAGACAACCGTTTTATCCAAGAAACGCCGCTAGATGCTACCCGTTGGCCTATGCGCATACAACAAATTGAACCTGAAAAAATCGCCCAGCTTATTAATAAAGACTTATTGCCCTTTGTTGTCTTGCTCGACAAACAAGAGCGCATTGGTTATCAAAAAAATTGGCAACCTGTGGTTATGCCCCCTGAGAAACATCGAGGGTATGCTCTACAGTGGTTTAGTCTTGCAACGGCCTGGTTGGTGTTAATGATTTGGGCCAGTTATAACAATCTACATAATCGACAAAATAACAAAAATAAAGGTGACGCTAATGAGTAA
- a CDS encoding YebC/PmpR family DNA-binding transcriptional regulator yields MGRAYQNRKADMAKTAGMKTKIYSKYGKEIYVVAKNGGLDPDGNLALRRLIDKAKKDQVPAHVIKNAIDKASGAGGENYEPARYEGFGPGGCMVIVDCLTDNSNRTIKDVRQAFTKTNSKIGSQGSASFMFDHQAVFCFKGDDEEAILEMLMMNDVDVTDVELEDGIITVFAPHTEFYKVKTTLTDEIPGIEFEMEEITWVPQDYKKITDEDDKANFEKFMNMLNDSDDVQNIYHNAEID; encoded by the coding sequence ATGGGTAGAGCATACCAAAACCGCAAGGCCGACATGGCCAAAACGGCGGGCATGAAAACCAAGATTTATTCTAAATACGGTAAAGAAATTTACGTTGTTGCGAAAAACGGCGGTCTTGATCCTGATGGTAACCTAGCGTTACGTCGATTAATCGACAAAGCGAAAAAAGATCAGGTTCCTGCGCATGTAATCAAAAACGCGATCGACAAAGCAAGTGGTGCCGGTGGTGAAAACTACGAACCAGCACGTTACGAAGGCTTTGGCCCAGGTGGCTGTATGGTAATTGTTGACTGTCTAACCGATAACAGCAACCGTACCATTAAAGACGTACGTCAAGCATTCACCAAAACCAATTCAAAAATTGGTTCTCAAGGCTCTGCCTCGTTTATGTTTGATCATCAAGCGGTATTTTGCTTCAAAGGTGATGACGAAGAAGCCATTCTTGAAATGCTAATGATGAACGACGTAGACGTGACTGATGTGGAATTAGAAGACGGTATCATTACCGTATTTGCCCCTCACACTGAGTTTTACAAAGTCAAAACCACGTTAACCGATGAGATCCCTGGCATTGAATTTGAAATGGAAGAGATCACTTGGGTACCGCAAGACTACAAGAAAATCACTGACGAAGACGACAAAGCAAACTTTGAGAAGTTTATGAATATGTTGAATGACAGTGACGATGTTCAAAACATCTACCACAACGCAGAAATTGATTAA
- the nfuA gene encoding Fe-S biogenesis protein NfuA: MINISDTAQEHFVKLLSNQAEGTCIRVFVVNPGTAQAECGVSYCPVEAVEPDDIRLNYNGFDAVVDKDSENFLVDAEIDFVTDQMGSQLTLKAPNAKLRKVADDAPLFERVNYFIQTEVNPQLAGHGGECQLLEITEDGYAVLQFGGGCNGCSQIDLTVKDGVEKQLITLMGDEIKGVKDATEHQRGEHSYY, translated from the coding sequence ATGATAAATATTTCCGATACCGCCCAGGAACATTTTGTAAAATTGCTATCAAATCAAGCAGAAGGTACCTGTATCCGCGTTTTTGTGGTTAATCCTGGCACGGCTCAGGCAGAGTGTGGGGTTTCTTACTGCCCAGTTGAGGCGGTTGAACCAGATGACATTCGTTTAAACTACAATGGTTTTGATGCGGTTGTCGACAAAGACAGCGAGAACTTTTTAGTCGATGCCGAAATCGATTTTGTTACCGACCAGATGGGCTCGCAACTTACATTAAAAGCGCCGAATGCAAAATTACGCAAAGTCGCTGACGATGCGCCTTTATTTGAACGTGTAAATTACTTTATTCAAACCGAAGTAAACCCTCAACTTGCTGGCCATGGTGGTGAATGTCAACTGCTTGAAATTACCGAAGATGGTTACGCCGTATTGCAATTTGGCGGTGGCTGTAACGGTTGTAGCCAAATTGACTTAACCGTAAAAGACGGGGTTGAAAAGCAACTTATTACCTTAATGGGTGACGAAATCAAAGGGGTTAAAGATGCTACCGAACACCAACGTGGTGAACACTCATACTACTAA
- a CDS encoding DUF2909 domain-containing protein — protein MEIYKIVILVALAFMIYNLFRALFIMNKNDPNNPPMSKFIGRRVLMSAIIVLIILLGIVFGFIQPNPRPY, from the coding sequence GTGGAAATCTATAAAATTGTCATTTTAGTGGCACTGGCATTCATGATTTACAACTTATTCAGAGCGTTATTTATTATGAATAAAAACGATCCGAATAACCCGCCGATGTCTAAATTTATTGGCCGACGGGTCTTGATGTCGGCCATCATCGTATTAATTATATTGCTGGGTATCGTTTTTGGTTTTATTCAACCTAACCCGAGACCCTATTAA
- a CDS encoding SCO family protein, whose translation MNKTLVFILAVAAAALGVFFYQYQQQQSEPEHALLYPQPRLLSDFELTDHNGQSFSKAQLQDKWSLFFIGYTSCPDVCPMTLQELTYIYPKLQALTNNKVQVVLVSADPKRDTVSKLNSYIRYFNPDFVAVRAEHDVLYPFTRNLGLMYAIADTNEEYYLVNHSASIVMTNPQGNIQAIFKPLPATEPGSIPSIDQEALVTDFEKIYHKLKE comes from the coding sequence ATGAACAAAACGCTAGTATTTATCTTGGCGGTGGCAGCTGCCGCCCTCGGGGTTTTCTTTTATCAATATCAACAACAGCAAAGTGAACCCGAGCATGCTTTGCTTTACCCGCAGCCACGGTTGTTAAGTGACTTTGAGCTCACCGATCATAATGGCCAGTCGTTTAGTAAAGCCCAACTGCAAGACAAATGGAGTTTATTTTTTATTGGTTACACCTCTTGCCCAGATGTTTGTCCAATGACCTTACAAGAGCTCACCTACATTTATCCTAAATTGCAGGCGCTCACCAACAATAAAGTGCAAGTGGTATTGGTTAGTGCCGATCCCAAACGTGATACTGTGAGCAAACTTAACAGCTATATTCGCTACTTTAACCCAGACTTTGTTGCGGTTCGGGCTGAGCATGATGTGCTTTACCCCTTTACCCGTAACCTTGGCTTAATGTATGCGATTGCCGATACCAACGAAGAATACTATTTGGTGAATCACAGCGCCTCAATTGTGATGACCAACCCGCAAGGAAACATTCAAGCCATATTTAAACCCTTGCCGGCGACCGAGCCAGGCAGTATTCCAAGCATTGACCAAGAAGCCTTAGTCACTGATTTTGAGAAAATTTACCACAAACTTAAGGAATGA
- a CDS encoding MATE family efflux transporter, which produces MSPHKSERNALFALAIPMILSNITVPILGLVDTGVIGHLPEPYYLGATAVGSMVITFITWFCGFLRMSTSGLSAQAFGKGDANLSLMVLTRGLMVALIIGFSLIVLQYPYIEAFLWASGGSEQVVHYAREYSQIRVWGMPAALANLVILGWLLGMHKARLAMSLLIVTNLINLSLDLLFVLYFEWAVAGVAFATLIAEYSGTALGIYFIVLTLAPKQLNIHNNVSQLKQRLLNMVELKPYLQLNRDILIRTLCLELCFVFITLQGARLGDTVVAANAILMNFILLISFSLDGIAYAAEARVGRAKGANDHPALQLAVKTAMVYNLIFAVCYSVFFYLFGEQFILMLSNIDQVIAYAQVFLPWIIALPILACWCYLFDGIYIGLTQAKAMRNSMLISTFGCFFPAWFILKDYGNHALWAALLLFLTTRGVTLMWHYKKHNQRFIGQN; this is translated from the coding sequence TTGAGCCCACATAAGTCTGAGCGCAATGCTTTGTTTGCATTAGCCATCCCGATGATTTTATCAAACATAACGGTGCCGATTTTAGGCTTAGTCGATACCGGGGTGATTGGCCATCTGCCTGAACCGTATTACTTAGGTGCAACGGCTGTTGGCTCCATGGTTATTACCTTTATCACTTGGTTTTGTGGCTTTTTACGCATGTCTACCTCGGGCCTTTCTGCACAAGCATTTGGCAAGGGTGACGCCAACCTAAGTTTGATGGTGTTAACTCGTGGTTTAATGGTTGCGTTAATCATAGGCTTTAGTCTGATTGTATTGCAATACCCATACATCGAAGCCTTTTTGTGGGCATCTGGGGGCAGTGAGCAAGTTGTTCACTATGCCAGAGAGTACAGTCAAATCAGGGTGTGGGGGATGCCAGCAGCATTGGCTAACTTGGTCATATTAGGTTGGTTATTAGGTATGCACAAAGCTCGCTTGGCAATGTCGTTATTGATAGTCACCAATCTCATTAACCTATCGTTAGACCTACTATTTGTGTTGTATTTTGAATGGGCTGTCGCTGGGGTCGCCTTCGCAACACTAATCGCCGAATACAGTGGCACGGCCTTAGGCATCTATTTTATTGTGTTAACCTTGGCCCCTAAACAGCTTAATATTCACAACAATGTAAGCCAGCTTAAGCAACGCCTGTTGAATATGGTCGAATTGAAACCTTATTTGCAGCTTAATCGAGACATCCTAATTCGCACTTTATGTCTTGAGCTTTGCTTTGTATTTATCACCTTGCAAGGGGCTCGCCTTGGCGATACCGTGGTTGCTGCTAATGCCATTTTAATGAACTTTATTTTATTAATTTCGTTTAGTCTAGACGGTATAGCCTATGCTGCAGAAGCGCGTGTCGGTCGTGCCAAGGGGGCAAATGATCACCCCGCATTACAATTAGCGGTAAAAACGGCAATGGTCTACAACCTTATCTTTGCCGTTTGTTACAGTGTGTTCTTTTATCTGTTTGGCGAGCAATTTATTTTAATGCTTTCGAACATAGATCAGGTAATCGCTTACGCTCAGGTATTTCTTCCATGGATTATTGCTTTGCCCATATTGGCATGTTGGTGCTATTTATTTGATGGTATTTACATTGGCTTAACGCAAGCAAAAGCGATGCGAAACTCGATGCTTATTTCAACGTTTGGCTGCTTTTTCCCCGCGTGGTTTATTCTCAAAGACTATGGTAATCACGCCTTATGGGCCGCACTATTACTGTTTTTAACGACCCGAGGCGTCACCCTAATGTGGCATTACAAAAAACACAATCAGCGCTTTATTGGCCAAAATTAG
- the cyoE gene encoding heme o synthase, translated as MSKVIENMSSSITANAVSWRDYYEITKPRVVALLVLTALVGMSLSVPGAIPWQILLPAMLGIGMLSSGAAAFNHIVDQKVDAIMARTHNRPLPDGRLSNVNAIIFATALSFFGFVVLYGLVNALTAWLTLSGLVGYSVIYTLYLKRATPQNITIGGLSGAIPPLLGWTAMTNEIHPHALLLVLLVFTWTPPHFWALAIHRKDEYAKVNIPMLPVTHGVSFTKTQILLYTILLFIVGLLPYLVGMSGWLYLVGACALNLIFCAYAWKLKFNPEQSTAMKTFRFSIVHLMLLFIILLLDHYLIPGSL; from the coding sequence ATGAGTAAAGTTATCGAAAATATGTCATCAAGCATCACTGCGAACGCCGTATCATGGCGTGATTACTATGAAATAACCAAACCCAGAGTGGTGGCGCTTTTGGTACTTACCGCTTTGGTTGGCATGAGCTTGTCGGTTCCTGGGGCGATTCCATGGCAAATTTTATTGCCCGCCATGTTAGGCATCGGTATGCTTTCGAGCGGGGCAGCAGCTTTTAATCACATTGTCGATCAAAAAGTCGATGCCATAATGGCCCGAACCCACAACCGTCCTTTACCCGATGGACGTTTGAGTAATGTGAATGCGATTATCTTCGCGACCGCTTTGTCGTTTTTTGGTTTTGTAGTGTTATACGGCTTAGTCAATGCGTTAACCGCGTGGTTAACCTTATCGGGCTTGGTGGGTTACTCGGTTATTTACACCCTGTATTTAAAGCGAGCAACACCACAAAACATTACTATTGGCGGCCTTTCTGGTGCCATTCCGCCCTTGCTGGGATGGACCGCAATGACCAATGAAATTCATCCTCATGCCCTGTTATTGGTTTTACTGGTATTTACCTGGACTCCCCCACATTTTTGGGCATTGGCGATTCACCGTAAAGATGAATACGCTAAGGTCAATATCCCGATGTTGCCGGTAACCCATGGCGTTAGTTTTACTAAAACTCAAATTTTGCTTTATACCATTTTACTGTTTATCGTTGGCTTATTGCCCTACTTGGTTGGCATGAGTGGTTGGTTGTACTTAGTGGGTGCCTGTGCATTAAATTTAATCTTTTGCGCTTATGCATGGAAACTAAAATTTAACCCAGAGCAAAGTACCGCGATGAAAACCTTCCGTTTTTCTATTGTGCATTTAATGTTATTGTTCATTATCTTATTGCTCGATCACTATTTAATTCCAGGTAGCCTGTAA
- a CDS encoding cytochrome c oxidase subunit 3, which produces MTTKQHENYYVPAQSRWPIIGAIALFLIAVGAGDYVANLNQQGGFGGWVLLAGIILVIYMVVGWFGNVIDESMAGKYSAQMDNSFRQGMSWFIFSEVMFFAAFFGALFYARVIAVPWLGGAGNNLETFQVLWPEFQAAWPLTKTPDGTTTEAMGWGGLPLYNTILLLSSSVTAHFAHVALEQNKRAALKAWLGLTILLGVAFLVLQVEEYIHAYSVMGLTLASGIYGNTFYMLTGFHGLHVTLGTIMLIVMFIRVFKGHFTPDNHFAFQAASWYWHFVDVVWVLLFFFVYVL; this is translated from the coding sequence ATGACGACAAAACAACATGAAAATTATTACGTACCCGCGCAAAGTCGTTGGCCGATTATTGGTGCCATTGCCCTGTTTCTAATCGCGGTTGGCGCTGGAGATTATGTCGCCAATTTAAATCAACAAGGTGGCTTTGGTGGCTGGGTATTATTAGCCGGTATTATCTTAGTCATTTATATGGTTGTTGGCTGGTTTGGCAATGTAATTGACGAGTCTATGGCAGGTAAATACAGCGCTCAAATGGACAATTCATTTCGTCAAGGGATGAGCTGGTTTATCTTTTCTGAGGTGATGTTTTTTGCCGCCTTCTTTGGCGCATTATTTTACGCCCGAGTGATCGCCGTGCCTTGGTTAGGCGGTGCTGGTAATAACTTAGAAACCTTTCAAGTGTTATGGCCAGAATTTCAGGCCGCTTGGCCCTTAACCAAAACCCCAGACGGCACCACAACAGAAGCGATGGGATGGGGTGGTTTACCTTTGTATAACACCATTTTGCTGCTTAGTTCGTCGGTTACTGCGCATTTTGCTCATGTCGCATTGGAGCAAAATAAACGCGCAGCATTAAAAGCGTGGTTAGGCTTAACCATTTTACTGGGTGTGGCGTTTTTAGTGTTACAAGTGGAAGAGTATATTCACGCTTATTCCGTGATGGGTTTAACACTGGCCAGTGGTATTTATGGCAATACGTTTTATATGTTAACCGGTTTTCATGGCTTGCACGTTACCTTAGGAACTATCATGCTTATTGTGATGTTTATACGGGTATTTAAGGGTCACTTTACCCCAGATAATCACTTTGCATTTCAAGCGGCCAGTTGGTATTGGCATTTTGTTGATGTGGTCTGGGTCTTACTGTTTTTCTTTGTTTACGTATTGTAA
- a CDS encoding MFS transporter, with amino-acid sequence MALILQLVALCAVVLLLKYGLKYPKNVWVLFATQPLWLCISPTITFIGGILAQKLSPDPAYATLPLSLMIIGLALTTFLVAKLNQHFGRKITTNIGFIIGIVGCLLAMCSALYGEFMLLTLASFVLGGSLAFTQQLRFAALESVSLAEGPRVLSVLMLAGIFAAFIGPEIAVMGKDWLQSEHGFAGSFLGLAALLVLAMVIFQGFANPVSEHKNQSQQTPRPLMSILTQPILIVALLSAAIGYGLMSFLMTATPLSMHSMSGHSLEDTKWVIQCHIVAMFLPSLFTGRLIERIGSAKVLLLGTLLFFIVTIVALNGQQVMHYWWALVLLGISWNFLFTTGTVLLPRSYQESERYKVQALNDFSIFTLQALASLLSGWVLFNSSWQVLIYTTMPFMALMFLVSGYHYQNLKRSHVG; translated from the coding sequence ATGGCTTTAATCCTACAACTTGTTGCCCTATGTGCTGTGGTATTGCTCTTAAAATACGGCTTAAAGTACCCAAAAAATGTTTGGGTATTATTTGCCACCCAACCTCTATGGCTATGTATTTCACCAACCATAACCTTTATTGGCGGTATTTTGGCGCAAAAATTATCGCCCGATCCAGCCTATGCGACCTTACCTCTGAGCTTAATGATTATTGGCTTAGCGCTTACGACGTTTTTAGTGGCAAAATTAAATCAACATTTTGGCCGTAAAATAACCACGAATATCGGTTTTATCATTGGCATTGTCGGATGCTTATTGGCCATGTGCTCGGCTTTATATGGCGAGTTCATGTTGTTAACCTTGGCCAGTTTTGTTCTTGGCGGTTCATTAGCCTTCACCCAGCAACTAAGATTTGCAGCCTTAGAAAGCGTCAGCTTAGCAGAAGGCCCTAGAGTATTGTCGGTATTAATGCTGGCGGGTATTTTTGCCGCGTTTATTGGCCCTGAAATCGCGGTGATGGGAAAAGACTGGCTCCAATCAGAGCATGGTTTTGCCGGCTCTTTTTTAGGTTTGGCTGCTTTATTGGTCTTAGCCATGGTTATTTTTCAGGGCTTTGCAAACCCAGTTTCCGAACACAAAAACCAAAGCCAGCAAACGCCAAGACCACTTATGAGTATACTAACCCAACCTATTTTAATCGTGGCATTATTATCGGCGGCGATTGGCTATGGCTTAATGAGCTTTTTAATGACCGCTACTCCGCTCAGCATGCACAGTATGAGCGGACATAGCTTAGAAGACACCAAGTGGGTTATTCAATGCCATATTGTTGCGATGTTTTTACCGTCTTTATTTACCGGCAGGTTAATTGAGCGTATCGGCAGTGCCAAAGTCCTGCTGTTAGGAACTTTATTGTTTTTCATCGTAACCATAGTGGCACTAAATGGCCAACAAGTGATGCATTATTGGTGGGCTTTAGTATTGCTTGGGATCAGCTGGAACTTTCTCTTCACCACGGGTACCGTGTTATTGCCCAGAAGCTATCAAGAAAGTGAGCGTTATAAAGTACAAGCGCTTAATGATTTTAGTATTTTTACCCTACAAGCTTTGGCGTCTTTGTTATCGGGTTGGGTCTTATTTAACAGCAGCTGGCAAGTGCTAATTTACACCACCATGCCGTTTATGGCCTTAATGTTTTTGGTCAGTGGTTATCATTATCAAAACCTAAAAAGAAGCCACGTTGGATAA